One segment of Primulina tabacum isolate GXHZ01 chromosome 6, ASM2559414v2, whole genome shotgun sequence DNA contains the following:
- the LOC142550204 gene encoding uncharacterized protein LOC142550204 yields MSVVEYTSKFNSLGTYAPTIMADDTLKMHRFKRGLSSRIQSALAVYQPTGFADLMGAAIRAETDIKRREDENKNKRPPSGQYFQGKQPFKRPNQSSGSFKGASSSPTYQEAKIYPICNNLHSGECRKKTDACFNCGKLGHRIVDCPEPKKGAWANTDTTPSKPKENKPNARVFAMTQKEANDSNDVVTGTILINEMSAYVLFDCGDTHSFISKRFTKKLRLIPEILVEPYSVATPTSKTIETHRVHRDCEICISDHLFQAELIQLNMVEFDAILGIGYQIITQL; encoded by the coding sequence ATGTCTGTGGTGGAGTATACTTCAAAGTTCAACTCCCTTGGAACCTATGCACCCACTATCATGGCTGATGATACCTTAAAGATGCACCGATTCAAGCGTGGTCTGAGCAGTCGTATTCAGTCAGCATTAGCAGTTTACCAACCCACGGGTTTTGCTGACCTAATGGGCGCAGCAATACGAGCCGAGACAGACATCAAGCGCCGGGAGGATGAGAACAAGAATAAGCGACCTCCTTCAGGACAATATTTTCAAGGGAAACAGCCATTCAAAAGACCAAATCAGTCCAGTGGGTCATTCAAAGGCGCTTCGTCCAGTCCAACCTACCAAGAGGCCAAGATTTACCCCATCTGCAATAACCTCCATTCTGGGGAATGCCGAAAGAAGACTGATGCATGCTTCAATTGTGGGAAGTTGGGACATCGAATTGTTGATTGTCCCGAACCTAAGAAAGGGGCATGGGCAAATACTGATACTACCCCCAGCAAGCCAAAGGAAAATAAGCCTAACGCTCGTGTATTTGCAATGACTCAGAAAGAGGCAAATGACTCAAACGATGTCGTGACAGGTACCATTCTAATCAATGAAATGTCAGCATATGtattgtttgattgtggtgacACTCATTCGTTCATATCTAAGAGGTTCACTAAGAAATTAAGGCTGATACCTGAAATACTTGTCGAACCCTATAGTGTAGCAACTCCCACTAgtaaaacaattgaaacacaTAGGGTGCACAGAGATTGTGAGATCTGTATCAGTGATCACCTATTTCAAGCTGAATtgattcaactaaacatggtggagTTCGACGCCATTCTGGGAATTGGCTATCAAATAATCACGCAATTGTAG